In Natronococcus sp. AD-5, the genomic window CGCGTCGGTGGTATCGTCATACTGGCAACGCCTACCCGGCGAGGGCTGCAAGGAACTACTACGCATGACTCGGTACACCCAAGCGGACTTCGACGGCGGCGGAGCCGAATCGATGGCGGTCAGTCAGCGCGTCGTCCGCGCGGTCGCGGCCGAACTCGACGCCGATCCGCTGGAGATGGATCGGCTCTACGAGGCAATCGACCCGGAGGGCCTGAACGCGCTGTTCGAGCCCACGAAGCGCGGTCTCGAGCGAGCGACGGGTACGGTGACCTTCCGGTACGCGAACTGTACCGTGA contains:
- a CDS encoding HalOD1 output domain-containing protein, whose protein sequence is MTRYTQADFDGGGAESMAVSQRVVRAVAAELDADPLEMDRLYEAIDPEGLNALFEPTKRGLERATGTVTFRYANCTVTVRADGDVEVVAEDARGSASRTDLTTAN